One window of the bacterium genome contains the following:
- a CDS encoding DUF3341 domain-containing protein — protein sequence MSARHGNGGLYALLTEFESPSAFMKACEKVRDAGFRHWDAHSPFPVHGMDDAMGIKGTRLPWLVLAGGASGLALAVLMQWWMNAVDYPFMISGKPMFGLPAAVPVMFELTVLLSAFACFFGMWGLNGMPRLSHPLLAHDRFRRASQDRFYIVIESRDPKFEVEKTRAFLASLGGSVVDEVRESVED from the coding sequence ATGAGCGCAAGACATGGCAACGGCGGCCTCTACGCGCTGCTGACCGAATTCGAGAGCCCATCGGCCTTCATGAAGGCCTGCGAGAAGGTGCGCGACGCGGGCTTCCGGCATTGGGATGCGCATTCGCCGTTCCCGGTCCACGGCATGGACGACGCCATGGGCATCAAGGGCACGCGCCTGCCCTGGCTGGTGCTTGCCGGCGGCGCCAGTGGCCTGGCCCTGGCGGTCCTGATGCAGTGGTGGATGAATGCCGTCGACTACCCGTTCATGATCTCGGGCAAGCCCATGTTCGGCCTGCCGGCCGCCGTGCCCGTCATGTTCGAGCTGACGGTGCTGCTCAGCGCCTTCGCCTGCTTCTTCGGCATGTGGGGCCTCAACGGCATGCCGCGGCTGAGTCATCCGCTGCTGGCGCACGACCGCTTCCGGCGCGCGTCGCAGGACCGGTTCTACATCGTGATCGAGAGTCGCGACCCGAAATTCGAGGTCGAGAAGACCCGCGCCTTCCTCGCCTCGCTGGGTGGCAGCGTCGTCGACGAGGTTCGCGAAAGCGTGGAGGACTGA
- the nrfD gene encoding polysulfide reductase NrfD yields the protein MKPQVSDAWDNTKDDPTRPVELILGGNDFTSITEKVSDIVLERKTPRAWYLAFFATAGLTGVLFLMIGWLFIRGVGVWGLNNPVGWAWDITNFVFWVGIGHAGTLISAILFLLRQKWRTSINRFAEAMTIFAVVCAGIFPGIHVGRVWVVYWLFPLPNNQAMWPNFRSPLLWDVFAVGTYMTVSLLFWYTGMVPDLATLRDRSKTRIQQAIYGFLALGWRNSHRHWHRYEKAYLLLAGLATPLVLSVHSVVSFDFATSQIPGWHTAIFPPYFVAGAVFSGFAMVGTILIPARKWFGLEQIITKHHLENMNKIILATGSMVGFAYATEFFIAWYSGNPNESFAFINRAFGPYAWAYWTMVTCNVITPQLFWFKKLRTNLLVMWIMYIFVNIGMWFERFVIIVTSLHRDFLPSSWAYFRPTPVDILTFVGSFGLFFTLVLLFIRFLPMIAMAEVKTVMPIADAHSGERRSVGDYHGDIPAHIRDGGDR from the coding sequence ATGAAACCGCAGGTCTCGGATGCCTGGGACAACACGAAGGACGACCCCACCCGACCGGTGGAGTTGATCCTCGGCGGCAACGACTTCACGTCGATCACCGAGAAGGTCTCGGACATCGTCCTGGAGCGGAAGACGCCGCGTGCCTGGTACCTGGCATTCTTCGCGACGGCCGGATTGACGGGCGTCCTGTTCCTGATGATCGGCTGGCTCTTCATTCGCGGCGTCGGCGTCTGGGGCCTGAACAACCCGGTCGGCTGGGCGTGGGACATCACGAACTTCGTGTTCTGGGTCGGCATCGGCCACGCCGGTACACTGATCTCGGCCATCCTGTTCCTGCTGCGGCAGAAGTGGCGGACCTCGATCAACCGCTTCGCCGAGGCGATGACGATCTTCGCGGTCGTCTGCGCCGGCATCTTCCCGGGCATCCACGTCGGCCGCGTCTGGGTGGTCTACTGGCTGTTCCCGCTGCCCAACAACCAGGCGATGTGGCCCAACTTCCGCAGCCCGCTGCTGTGGGACGTGTTCGCCGTCGGCACCTACATGACGGTGTCGCTGCTGTTCTGGTACACGGGCATGGTGCCCGACCTGGCCACGCTGCGCGACCGCTCGAAGACGCGCATCCAGCAGGCCATCTACGGTTTCCTGGCCCTGGGCTGGCGCAACTCGCACCGCCACTGGCACCGCTACGAGAAGGCGTACCTGCTGCTGGCCGGCCTGGCCACGCCGCTGGTGCTCTCGGTGCACTCGGTGGTGTCGTTCGACTTCGCGACGTCGCAGATCCCCGGCTGGCACACGGCGATCTTCCCGCCGTACTTCGTCGCCGGCGCCGTGTTCTCGGGCTTCGCCATGGTGGGCACGATCCTGATTCCCGCCCGCAAGTGGTTCGGGCTGGAGCAGATCATCACCAAGCACCACCTCGAGAACATGAACAAGATCATCCTCGCCACCGGCAGCATGGTCGGGTTCGCCTACGCCACCGAGTTCTTCATCGCCTGGTACAGCGGCAACCCGAACGAGAGCTTCGCCTTCATCAACCGAGCTTTCGGCCCCTATGCCTGGGCCTACTGGACGATGGTCACCTGCAACGTGATCACGCCCCAGCTGTTCTGGTTCAAGAAGCTCCGCACGAACCTGCTGGTCATGTGGATCATGTACATCTTCGTGAACATCGGCATGTGGTTCGAGCGGTTCGTGATCATCGTCACGTCGCTGCACCGCGACTTCCTGCCGTCGAGCTGGGCCTACTTCCGGCCTACGCCGGTCGACATCCTGACCTTCGTCGGCAGCTTCGGCCTGTTCTTCACGCTGGTGCTGCTGTTCATCCGTTTCCTGCCCATGATCGCCATGGCCGAAGTCAAGACGGTTATGCCGATCGCCGACGCCCACAGCGGCGAGCGGCGCTCGGTGGGCGACTACCACGGCGACATCCCGGCCCATATCCGGGACGGAGGTGACCGCTGA
- a CDS encoding TAT-variant-translocated molybdopterin oxidoreductase — protein MSAYSLEPGSGSPYWRSLQELADTDDFRNQMEHEFPGGIEAPDGMSRRRFLQIMSASIAMTSLAGCRWPVEKIVPYVANTPGIEPGTPVRFATTMQMGATATPVLATSYDGRPIKIDGNPGHALSGGASSVFAQASVLDLYDPDRSQLVKRRGGLFGTDSDWAAFLAWAQPRFAANLQGTAILTGATSSPATALLLRQAAARGARIYMHEPVCRLNEMRGLKLAYGTAAMTQLDLGAADIIVDFDANCLQDHPTSLRLAKAFAAGRRAESGHMNRLYSYESTFSITGGMADHRYPTAARDLGPAVWALAAELVLGEHLELPLGAGVSAGQLASWRGHAAGGPDVAHLARDLMAHRGRSLLVTGLRQDPDVHALVHVLNAALGNVGHSVSYLPFELPSFGMVDELVSDLNGGRVSTLVLVGGNPAYDAPADLNFAAAMTRANERIHLGLHDDATGQASTWHLPAAHYLEGWGLAQGWDGSLLAVQPLINPLYAGHTVDEVLSVLVDPTPRTGHQVARDVFFTLGGGQGPAPAPETDPLFEKKWRAFLHEGFLAGSTQAGVALAFTGATLTAPATGAALGADNLEITFLQDQSVYDGRFADNAWLQEMPDFMTKLTWDNAAVISPAMSKELGIVHGDLVELQYKGRSLEAAVYVLPGQARHSVAITLGYGRDDAGRVGQNAGFNAYKLRTWDGLHRGEGLKLRKTGKQYRLATTQDHHAIDKVGAAEIQKRVPGLVREGTFEQYTNEPEFVDHLGIHSPPLISLWKEWEYTGHKWGMAVDLNTCTGCNACVLGCQSENNIPVVGKDQVARGREMSWVRLDRYFLGDADDPKCAQQPVACVQCELAPCEQVCPVAATTHTREGLNAMVYNRCVGTRYCSNNCPYKVRRFNWYNNFEDLTETQRLVLNPDVTVRARGVMEKCTYCVQRIEGARITARVEGRPMRDGDITPACAQTCPTDAIVFGDLNDKDSRVSKLRELSRSYDLLDYLNIKPRTFYLARLRNPNPAIAGTGAAGGHGAPAGHGGHGGGQAEKAHG, from the coding sequence ATGTCCGCATACAGCCTAGAACCCGGCAGCGGCTCTCCCTACTGGCGCAGCCTGCAGGAACTGGCCGATACCGACGACTTCCGCAACCAGATGGAACACGAGTTCCCTGGCGGCATCGAAGCGCCCGACGGCATGTCGCGCCGGCGGTTCCTGCAGATCATGTCGGCGTCCATCGCGATGACGTCCCTGGCGGGCTGCCGGTGGCCGGTCGAGAAGATCGTCCCGTACGTCGCCAATACGCCGGGCATCGAGCCCGGCACGCCGGTCCGGTTCGCCACGACGATGCAGATGGGCGCCACCGCGACGCCGGTGCTGGCCACCAGCTACGACGGTCGGCCCATCAAGATCGACGGCAACCCCGGACACGCGCTGAGCGGCGGCGCCTCCAGCGTGTTCGCGCAGGCCAGCGTGCTGGACCTGTACGACCCGGACCGCAGCCAGCTGGTGAAGCGGCGGGGCGGGCTGTTCGGCACCGACAGCGATTGGGCCGCCTTCCTGGCCTGGGCCCAGCCGCGTTTTGCCGCGAACCTGCAGGGGACGGCGATCCTGACCGGCGCCACGAGCTCGCCGGCGACTGCGTTGCTGCTGCGCCAGGCTGCGGCCCGCGGCGCCCGCATCTACATGCACGAGCCGGTGTGCCGCCTGAACGAGATGCGCGGCCTGAAGCTGGCGTACGGCACCGCCGCGATGACGCAGCTGGACCTCGGCGCGGCCGACATCATCGTCGACTTCGACGCCAACTGCCTGCAGGACCACCCGACCTCGCTGCGCCTTGCCAAGGCGTTCGCTGCGGGTCGTCGCGCCGAGTCCGGGCACATGAATCGCCTCTACAGCTACGAGAGCACCTTCAGCATCACCGGCGGCATGGCCGACCATCGTTATCCTACGGCGGCGCGCGACCTCGGTCCGGCCGTGTGGGCCCTGGCGGCGGAACTGGTGCTTGGCGAGCATCTCGAATTGCCGCTGGGCGCGGGTGTGTCGGCGGGACAGCTGGCGTCGTGGCGCGGCCACGCGGCCGGCGGCCCCGATGTGGCCCACCTGGCGCGCGACCTGATGGCCCACCGCGGCCGCAGCCTGCTGGTGACCGGACTGCGGCAGGATCCCGATGTGCACGCGCTGGTCCATGTGCTGAACGCAGCCCTTGGCAACGTCGGGCATTCGGTCAGCTACCTGCCGTTCGAGCTGCCCTCCTTCGGGATGGTCGACGAACTGGTGTCCGACCTGAACGGCGGCCGCGTCTCGACGCTGGTGCTGGTGGGCGGCAACCCGGCCTACGATGCGCCGGCCGACCTGAACTTCGCCGCGGCGATGACGCGCGCGAACGAGCGGATCCACCTCGGTCTGCACGACGACGCCACCGGCCAGGCCAGCACCTGGCACCTCCCGGCGGCCCACTACCTGGAAGGCTGGGGCCTGGCCCAGGGCTGGGACGGCTCGCTGCTGGCGGTGCAGCCGCTCATCAATCCGCTGTATGCCGGCCATACCGTCGACGAAGTGCTCTCGGTGCTCGTCGACCCAACGCCGCGCACCGGTCACCAGGTCGCGCGCGACGTCTTCTTCACGCTGGGCGGCGGGCAGGGCCCGGCCCCGGCGCCGGAAACCGATCCGCTGTTCGAGAAGAAGTGGCGCGCCTTCCTGCACGAGGGCTTCCTGGCCGGCAGCACGCAGGCCGGCGTTGCGCTGGCGTTCACCGGGGCGACGCTGACCGCGCCGGCGACGGGTGCAGCGCTGGGCGCCGACAACCTCGAGATCACGTTCCTGCAGGACCAGTCGGTGTACGACGGCCGTTTCGCCGACAACGCCTGGCTGCAGGAAATGCCCGACTTCATGACCAAGCTGACCTGGGACAACGCCGCCGTCATCAGCCCGGCCATGTCGAAGGAACTGGGTATCGTGCACGGCGACCTGGTCGAGCTGCAGTACAAGGGGCGCTCGCTCGAGGCGGCGGTGTACGTGCTGCCGGGGCAGGCCCGGCATTCGGTGGCCATCACGCTCGGCTACGGCCGCGACGACGCCGGCCGCGTGGGCCAGAACGCCGGCTTCAACGCCTACAAGCTGCGCACCTGGGACGGATTGCACCGCGGCGAAGGCCTCAAGCTGCGCAAGACGGGCAAGCAGTACCGCCTGGCCACCACGCAGGACCACCACGCCATCGACAAGGTCGGTGCGGCTGAGATCCAGAAGCGCGTGCCGGGCCTGGTGCGCGAGGGCACGTTCGAGCAGTACACGAACGAGCCCGAGTTCGTCGACCACCTGGGCATCCACAGTCCGCCGCTGATCTCGCTCTGGAAGGAGTGGGAGTACACGGGCCACAAGTGGGGCATGGCCGTCGACCTGAATACCTGCACCGGCTGCAACGCCTGCGTGCTGGGCTGCCAGTCCGAGAACAACATCCCGGTGGTGGGCAAGGACCAGGTGGCACGTGGTCGCGAGATGTCGTGGGTGCGCCTGGACCGCTACTTCCTGGGCGATGCCGACGACCCGAAGTGCGCGCAACAGCCGGTCGCCTGCGTGCAGTGCGAGCTGGCTCCGTGCGAGCAGGTCTGCCCCGTCGCGGCGACCACGCACACGCGCGAAGGCCTCAACGCGATGGTCTACAACCGTTGCGTGGGCACGCGGTACTGCTCGAACAACTGCCCCTACAAGGTGCGGCGGTTCAACTGGTACAACAACTTCGAGGACCTGACCGAGACACAGCGGCTGGTGCTGAACCCGGATGTGACCGTGCGTGCGCGCGGCGTCATGGAGAAGTGCACCTACTGCGTGCAGCGCATCGAGGGTGCGCGCATCACCGCCCGCGTGGAAGGGCGCCCCATGCGCGACGGCGACATCACGCCGGCCTGTGCGCAGACGTGCCCGACCGACGCGATCGTCTTCGGCGACCTGAACGACAAGGACAGCCGCGTCAGCAAGCTGCGGGAGCTCTCGCGCTCCTACGACCTGCTGGACTACCTGAACATCAAGCCGCGCACGTTCTACCTGGCGCGCCTGCGCAACCCCAATCCGGCCATTGCCGGGACCGGGGCGGCAGGCGGCCATGGCGCGCCGGCCGGGCACGGCGGCCACGGTGGCGGCCAGGCCGAGAAGGCGCACGGGTAG
- a CDS encoding cytochrome c3 family protein: protein MREAVAVAALGGVVYLVVLVAGVFSPQNSAIGYAPEQPVPYSHALHAGELGIDCRYCHVTVETGARANVPPTATCMNCHKTVRTTSEKLTLVRQSAETGVPIHWVRVHDLPDFVYFNHAGHVQSGVGCVSCHGRVDRMEVVEQVAPLTMGWCLDCHRNPDPNLRPRDQVTAMDWVPEGDAAALGAKLRAERNIAPSVDCATCHR from the coding sequence CTGCGCGAAGCGGTGGCTGTCGCCGCGCTGGGCGGCGTGGTTTACCTGGTCGTGCTGGTGGCCGGCGTGTTCTCCCCGCAGAACTCGGCGATCGGCTACGCACCCGAGCAGCCGGTGCCGTACAGCCATGCGCTGCACGCGGGCGAGTTGGGCATCGACTGCCGGTACTGCCACGTGACGGTCGAGACCGGCGCGCGGGCCAACGTGCCGCCGACGGCGACCTGCATGAACTGCCACAAGACGGTGCGGACGACCAGCGAGAAGCTGACCCTGGTCCGCCAGAGTGCCGAGACGGGCGTGCCCATCCACTGGGTGCGCGTTCATGACCTTCCCGATTTCGTGTATTTCAACCACGCCGGGCACGTGCAGTCGGGTGTGGGTTGTGTGAGTTGCCACGGCCGCGTCGACCGCATGGAGGTCGTCGAGCAGGTGGCGCCGCTGACGATGGGCTGGTGCCTCGACTGCCATCGCAATCCGGATCCCAACCTGCGGCCGCGTGACCAGGTCACGGCCATGGACTGGGTGCCGGAGGGCGATGCGGCAGCGCTGGGTGCGAAACTGCGGGCCGAACGGAACATTGCTCCGTCGGTCGACTGCGCCACCTGTCATCGGTAG